From one Bradyrhizobium sp. Ash2021 genomic stretch:
- a CDS encoding methyltransferase domain-containing protein, whose product MVASDKLFAGSIPEIYDRFLVPLIFEPYARDLARRLAQATPGNVLETAAGTGVLTRAMASILAAEARIVATDLNQPMLDRAALSSGDGRIEWRQADALALPFTDQSFDAVACQFGAMFFPDKVLAYKEARRILRPGGRFLFNVWGPISDNEFADTVTDALAVLFPHDPPRFMARTPHGYHDVQLIRQELDAAGFTAVSIDTVDHRSKAPSPREPAIAYCQGTPLRNEIEARDASGLEAATQRATEALSRRFGTGAIEGRIQALVISASRG is encoded by the coding sequence ATGGTGGCATCCGATAAACTATTTGCCGGTTCTATCCCGGAAATCTACGACCGGTTTCTGGTCCCGCTCATCTTCGAGCCTTACGCGCGCGATCTCGCCCGGCGGCTGGCACAAGCAACACCGGGGAATGTGCTGGAAACGGCCGCAGGAACCGGCGTTCTGACCCGCGCGATGGCGTCGATCCTTGCTGCGGAGGCGCGCATTGTCGCAACTGACCTGAACCAACCGATGCTCGATCGGGCAGCGCTATCGTCCGGGGATGGACGGATCGAGTGGCGGCAGGCCGACGCGCTTGCCCTGCCATTTACAGATCAAAGCTTTGACGCGGTGGCCTGCCAGTTCGGCGCGATGTTCTTTCCGGACAAGGTTTTGGCCTACAAAGAGGCGCGCCGGATCTTGCGGCCGGGCGGACGTTTCCTTTTCAATGTGTGGGGCCCGATCTCGGATAACGAATTCGCGGACACGGTCACGGATGCGCTCGCCGTGCTGTTTCCGCACGATCCCCCGCGCTTCATGGCCCGCACCCCGCATGGCTACCATGATGTCCAACTTATCCGACAGGAACTGGATGCCGCCGGGTTCACGGCCGTCTCGATCGACACCGTGGACCACCGCAGCAAGGCGCCCTCGCCGCGCGAGCCCGCAATTGCCTATTGCCAGGGAACGCCGCTGCGAAACGAGATCGAGGCCCGCGACGCCTCAGGCCTCGAGGCGGCGACCCAACGAGCGACGGAAGCATTGTCACGCCGATTTGGCACCGGGGCCATCGAAGGCCGCATCCAGGCGTTGGTGAT
- a CDS encoding alpha/beta hydrolase, with protein sequence MNPQAHQPPQIISANGIDICYEVFGDPSAEPMLLIMGLGAQMIHWDDEFCRQLAARGFRVIRFDNRDIGKSGKLSGGKRLTPVELLKLRFLKIPVAAPYKLIDMARDTTGLMDVLGIRSAHLVGASMGGMIAQEIAISFPQRVRSLTSIMSTTGNPKVPPPTREASAMLMAPPPATREEYFERFAQTWKILRVGSFPEDEALDRSRAERTFERGLNPAGVGRQLRAILASGSRKERLHAVKAPTLVIHGTVDPLVRPEGGKDTAASIPGAKLLMVEGMGHALPIPLWPQIIDAIDKHAHGAAAKAA encoded by the coding sequence GTGAACCCGCAAGCTCATCAGCCGCCGCAGATCATCAGCGCCAACGGCATCGACATTTGCTACGAGGTTTTTGGCGACCCGAGCGCAGAACCGATGCTGCTGATCATGGGGTTAGGGGCCCAGATGATCCACTGGGACGACGAGTTCTGCCGCCAGCTCGCCGCGCGCGGCTTTCGCGTCATCCGCTTCGACAATCGCGACATCGGCAAATCAGGCAAATTGAGCGGCGGCAAGCGGCTCACGCCCGTCGAACTGCTCAAGCTGCGGTTCCTGAAGATCCCGGTCGCCGCGCCCTACAAGCTCATCGACATGGCCAGGGACACGACCGGGCTGATGGACGTGCTCGGCATCAGGTCGGCGCATCTGGTCGGGGCGTCAATGGGCGGCATGATCGCCCAGGAAATCGCGATCTCGTTCCCGCAGCGGGTGCGCTCACTGACCTCGATCATGTCGACCACGGGCAATCCCAAAGTGCCGCCGCCGACCCGCGAGGCCTCCGCGATGCTGATGGCGCCGCCGCCGGCCACCAGGGAAGAATATTTCGAGCGGTTTGCACAGACCTGGAAAATCCTGCGCGTCGGTTCCTTCCCGGAAGACGAGGCGCTCGATCGCTCGCGCGCGGAACGCACGTTCGAGCGCGGCCTCAATCCGGCCGGCGTCGGCCGGCAGCTCCGCGCCATTCTGGCTTCGGGCAGCCGCAAGGAACGGCTGCACGCGGTGAAGGCGCCGACACTGGTGATCCACGGCACCGTCGATCCGCTGGTCCGCCCGGAGGGCGGCAAGGACACCGCGGCGTCGATCCCGGGCGCAAAGCTCCTGATGGTCGAAGGCATGGGCCACGCGCTGCCGATCCCGCTGTGGCCGCAGATCATCGACGCCATCGACAAGCACGCGCATGGCGCGGCGGCCAAGGCGGCGTAG
- a CDS encoding alpha/beta fold hydrolase — protein MSASAGLRSAGLDLADIPDRIQSEVQRAIQRSIKGVEYIASSGPSLGSTPKDILAVRGTMNLYHYRPMADEIYRVPILIVMATTNRGYILDMVPGQSFIEFLLKRGYDVYMLDWTAPKPEEKSLGMEDYVLDFIPDCVRRVQQDSGEQDVTVIGYCFGGVLSLLYGSIFSDGPMKNLICFTTPIDFREMKLFSNFSDRRYFDVDRLVDSVGNVPPEMILSSFEMLRPASRAVSQVQLWENIWNDEFVKSYRMFDRWATDTLPLAGEYFRAITKDLMWDNKLFNDTMSVGGRAADISKIKVPILHAVAEHDHIVPYDAAKHLIAKVGSSDKEEVMLKGGHVSLVAGANAIKRLWPKLDNWLGGRSI, from the coding sequence ATGAGCGCCAGCGCTGGCCTCAGATCTGCGGGCCTCGATCTGGCTGACATCCCGGACCGGATCCAGTCCGAGGTGCAGCGTGCGATCCAGCGCAGCATCAAGGGCGTCGAATATATCGCTTCGTCCGGGCCGTCGCTGGGATCGACGCCGAAAGACATCCTGGCGGTCCGCGGCACCATGAACCTCTATCACTACCGCCCGATGGCGGACGAAATCTACCGTGTGCCGATCCTGATCGTGATGGCGACCACCAACCGCGGCTACATCCTCGACATGGTGCCCGGCCAGAGCTTCATCGAATTCCTGCTCAAGCGCGGTTACGACGTTTACATGCTGGACTGGACCGCGCCGAAGCCGGAGGAGAAGTCGCTGGGGATGGAGGACTACGTCCTCGACTTCATTCCGGATTGCGTCCGCCGCGTGCAGCAGGATTCCGGCGAGCAGGATGTCACGGTGATCGGCTATTGCTTCGGCGGCGTGCTGTCGCTGCTGTACGGCTCGATCTTCAGCGACGGGCCGATGAAGAATTTGATCTGCTTCACTACGCCGATCGATTTCCGTGAGATGAAGCTGTTCTCGAATTTCTCGGATAGGCGCTATTTCGACGTCGACCGCCTGGTCGACAGCGTCGGCAACGTACCGCCGGAAATGATCCTGTCCTCGTTCGAAATGCTGCGGCCGGCCTCCCGCGCGGTCAGCCAGGTGCAATTATGGGAGAACATCTGGAACGACGAGTTCGTCAAATCGTACCGGATGTTCGACCGCTGGGCGACCGATACGCTGCCGCTGGCCGGCGAATATTTCCGCGCCATCACCAAGGACCTGATGTGGGACAACAAATTGTTCAACGACACCATGTCAGTCGGCGGCCGTGCGGCGGATATTTCCAAGATCAAGGTGCCGATCCTGCACGCGGTGGCCGAGCACGACCACATCGTGCCCTATGACGCGGCCAAGCATCTGATCGCGAAGGTCGGCTCATCCGACAAGGAAGAGGTGATGCTCAAGGGCGGTCACGTCAGCCTCGTTGCAGGGGCCAACGCCATCAAGCGGCTGTGGCCGAAACTGGACAACTGGTTAGGTGGAAGATCGATATGA
- a CDS encoding GNAT family N-acetyltransferase, whose translation MSETRSYPRHVKTDAGEIEFRLMAPADEPAVLAFAQKLPTHDLLFLPRNISQPKVLSAWVNEIERGAIVSLLAVKAGAVVGCGTLVRDPHSWSPHVGEIRMVVSQDVRGQGVGRALSQETFALALGAGLEKLSVQMTVDQQAAIALFESLGFKAEALLRDHVRDVDGKKHDIVVLGHNVAQVRAQMEAYGLPGAVTH comes from the coding sequence ATGAGTGAAACACGTTCCTACCCTCGGCACGTCAAGACCGATGCCGGCGAGATTGAATTCCGCCTGATGGCGCCGGCCGACGAGCCCGCCGTGCTCGCCTTCGCGCAGAAACTGCCGACCCATGATCTGCTGTTCCTGCCGCGCAATATCAGCCAGCCCAAAGTGCTGTCGGCCTGGGTCAACGAGATCGAGCGTGGCGCGATCGTAAGCCTGCTGGCGGTGAAGGCGGGGGCGGTGGTCGGCTGCGGCACGCTGGTGCGCGATCCGCACTCCTGGTCGCCCCATGTCGGCGAGATCCGGATGGTGGTGTCGCAGGACGTGCGCGGCCAGGGCGTCGGCCGGGCGCTGTCGCAGGAGACCTTTGCGCTGGCGCTCGGCGCCGGGCTGGAAAAGCTGTCGGTGCAGATGACGGTCGATCAGCAGGCGGCGATCGCGCTGTTCGAGAGCCTCGGCTTCAAGGCCGAGGCGCTGCTGCGCGACCACGTCCGCGACGTCGACGGCAAGAAGCACGACATCGTCGTGCTCGGGCACAATGTGGCGCAGGTTCGGGCACAGATGGAGGCCTATGGGCTTCCCGGGGCGGTCACGCATTAG
- a CDS encoding phasin yields the protein MTTETNSVLNTVKEAFAPVTEAFTKLQNLEVPEAAREFVKKQAETAKVRAADLHAGSEKVTAAIETAVAGSVTEAAKISRNIQQALYQDAEAFFAGIDKLASAKSLSEAAQIQSDMVRARGEVLVTRAKATTEYLGKLVADGAKTAQDNFSKVYTKTA from the coding sequence ATGACCACCGAGACCAATTCCGTGCTGAATACCGTCAAGGAAGCCTTCGCGCCCGTCACCGAGGCGTTCACCAAGCTCCAGAACCTGGAAGTTCCGGAAGCTGCCCGTGAGTTCGTGAAGAAGCAGGCCGAGACCGCCAAGGTTCGCGCCGCCGACCTCCATGCCGGTTCCGAGAAGGTGACCGCCGCGATCGAAACCGCCGTTGCCGGTTCGGTCACCGAGGCCGCCAAGATCAGCCGCAACATCCAGCAGGCGCTCTATCAGGACGCGGAAGCGTTCTTCGCCGGCATCGACAAGCTCGCTTCGGCCAAGTCGCTGAGCGAAGCCGCCCAGATCCAGTCGGACATGGTCCGTGCGCGCGGCGAAGTTCTCGTCACGCGGGCGAAGGCCACCACCGAATATCTCGGCAAGCTCGTCGCCGACGGTGCCAAGACCGCGCAGGACAACTTCTCCAAGGTCTACACCAAGACCGCCTGA
- a CDS encoding DUF445 domain-containing protein: MSLPATFVIDAPGDAQRAAELRRVKWLATSVLAATLLLFVAAKVLLPLHPAFGFIAAFAEAATIGGLADWYAVVALFRRPLGLPIPHTAIIQSNQHRIADKLGEFIEVHFLEAAPVEAKLRQIDFGSFIADWLRDRKRSEDLARFALRLLPEAVSATESSGLMTFVSRRITAKLMSIDLAPLAAGTLRGFVQEGRHQGLLDDILRVMHQTLTQAETMAVIREKIRAELPTLLKLYRADRFLVNRIVASATTFFEEVRNDPKHPFRGEFDRMLLSFVDRLGTDKAFADRIDGLKRDLLARPELGDLARNVWSNARSFIERSASGETQVLQQILARMFAEAGEALAGDAELRAEINQGLVAVLKTVIAEQKSGVSTFISDQVKAWDMGQLISLIEINIGRDLQYIRFNGSLIGGLAGLALYTLEYLLRWL, translated from the coding sequence ATGAGCCTTCCCGCCACCTTCGTCATCGACGCTCCCGGCGACGCGCAACGCGCCGCCGAGCTGCGGCGCGTGAAGTGGCTGGCGACATCGGTGCTGGCGGCAACGCTGTTGCTGTTCGTCGCCGCGAAGGTGCTGCTGCCGCTGCATCCGGCCTTCGGCTTCATCGCGGCGTTCGCGGAAGCCGCCACCATCGGCGGCCTGGCCGACTGGTACGCCGTGGTAGCCTTGTTCCGCAGGCCCTTGGGACTGCCGATCCCGCACACCGCGATCATCCAGAGCAATCAGCACCGCATCGCCGACAAGCTCGGCGAGTTCATCGAGGTGCATTTCCTCGAAGCCGCTCCCGTCGAAGCCAAATTGCGCCAGATCGACTTCGGCTCGTTCATCGCCGACTGGCTGCGCGACCGCAAGCGCAGCGAGGATCTCGCCCGCTTCGCGCTGCGGCTGTTGCCGGAGGCGGTCTCGGCGACGGAAAGTTCGGGCTTGATGACCTTCGTCAGCCGCCGCATCACCGCGAAATTGATGTCGATCGATCTCGCGCCGCTCGCCGCCGGCACGCTGCGCGGCTTCGTGCAGGAAGGCCGCCATCAGGGATTGCTCGACGATATCCTGCGCGTGATGCATCAAACGCTGACGCAGGCGGAAACCATGGCCGTGATCCGCGAAAAGATCCGCGCTGAATTGCCGACGCTTTTGAAGCTCTACCGCGCCGACCGGTTTCTGGTGAACCGGATCGTGGCCTCCGCGACCACCTTCTTCGAGGAAGTGCGCAACGATCCAAAACACCCGTTCCGCGGTGAATTCGATCGCATGCTGCTGTCGTTCGTCGATCGCCTCGGCACGGATAAGGCCTTTGCCGATCGCATCGACGGGCTGAAGCGCGATCTGCTGGCGCGGCCGGAGCTCGGCGACCTCGCGCGCAATGTCTGGTCGAACGCGCGCTCGTTCATCGAACGCAGCGCCTCGGGCGAGACGCAGGTGCTGCAGCAGATTCTGGCGCGGATGTTCGCGGAGGCGGGCGAGGCGCTGGCCGGCGATGCCGAACTGCGCGCCGAGATCAACCAGGGTCTCGTGGCCGTGCTCAAAACCGTGATCGCCGAGCAGAAGAGCGGCGTCTCGACCTTCATCTCCGATCAGGTCAAGGCCTGGGACATGGGGCAATTGATCTCGCTGATCGAAATCAACATCGGCCGGGACCTGCAATACATCCGCTTCAACGGCTCGCTGATCGGCGGGCTTGCCGGCCTGGCGTTGTACACGCTTGAGTACCTGCTGCGGTGGCTGTGA
- a CDS encoding alpha/beta hydrolase, which yields MSVAAQTLRPPSRTLMFLEGRAISELGAFLGALPLLSLAPRGDGHPVLVLPGLVASDTSTRPLRSFLKSKGYAVSGWRQGRNLGLRHGVQHAMVDLVQELNDTHGRKVSLVGWSLGGLYARQLAKMMPERVRSVITLGSPFASGPKATNAWRVYEMASGRRADEEEARFGGSLAGTPPVPTTAIFSRTDGICAWEGCREQTSSMSESIEVESSHCGMGHHPAAVFAVADRLAQPEGKWAPFDRSGWRSLAYPDPNR from the coding sequence ATGTCCGTTGCTGCGCAGACGCTTCGCCCGCCATCCAGAACACTGATGTTTCTGGAAGGGCGGGCCATTTCCGAGTTGGGCGCGTTTCTCGGGGCCTTGCCGCTTCTCAGCCTGGCGCCCCGAGGTGACGGACACCCGGTGCTGGTATTGCCCGGCCTCGTCGCCTCCGACACCTCGACGCGTCCGCTGCGCAGTTTTCTGAAGAGCAAAGGCTACGCCGTCAGCGGCTGGCGGCAGGGTCGTAATCTCGGGCTGCGCCATGGCGTGCAGCACGCGATGGTCGACCTGGTGCAGGAATTGAACGACACCCATGGCCGCAAGGTCTCGCTGGTCGGCTGGAGTCTCGGTGGTCTCTACGCGCGCCAGCTCGCCAAGATGATGCCGGAGCGTGTGCGCTCGGTGATCACGCTCGGCAGTCCGTTTGCAAGCGGTCCGAAGGCGACCAACGCCTGGCGCGTCTACGAGATGGCCAGCGGCCGTCGCGCCGACGAAGAGGAGGCGCGGTTCGGTGGATCGCTGGCCGGCACCCCCCCGGTGCCGACCACCGCGATCTTCAGCCGCACCGACGGCATCTGCGCCTGGGAAGGCTGCCGCGAACAGACCTCGTCGATGTCCGAAAGCATCGAAGTCGAAAGCAGCCATTGCGGCATGGGCCATCATCCCGCCGCGGTCTTTGCGGTCGCCGATCGCCTGGCGCAGCCCGAGGGCAAATGGGCGCCGTTCGACCGTTCGGGCTGGCGCAGCCTCGCCTATCCCGATCCGAACCGCTGA
- the paaX gene encoding phenylacetic acid degradation operon negative regulatory protein PaaX, whose protein sequence is MPQPPLARIVDQLKREPSRTGSIVITVFGDAIVPRGGSVWLGTLLEFFEALDIDSGVVRTAMSRLATDGWLERNKVGRNSFYRLAKKGRQTFAAATRHIYDPPPSDWTGRFELLLIGNGEDRDASREALKNAGFGSPLPGVWVAPSGVAVPEEAAGAIRLEVSAEDDSGRRLLSESWPLQRTADAYQKFMKTFEPLRGWIGRGEPLTEADAFAARILLIHHYRRVVLRDPLLPTSLLPRDWPGGAARELCGEIYRGLLRQSEQWLDRHATNENGPLPKPAAELARRFDGM, encoded by the coding sequence ATGCCGCAACCGCCGCTCGCCCGCATCGTCGACCAGTTGAAGCGCGAACCGTCGCGCACCGGCTCCATCGTCATCACCGTGTTCGGCGATGCCATCGTGCCGCGCGGCGGCTCGGTCTGGCTCGGCACGCTGCTGGAGTTTTTCGAAGCGCTCGACATCGACAGCGGCGTGGTGCGCACGGCGATGTCGCGGCTCGCCACCGACGGCTGGCTCGAGCGCAACAAGGTCGGCCGCAACAGTTTTTACCGGCTGGCCAAAAAGGGCCGGCAGACCTTTGCCGCCGCCACCCGGCATATCTACGATCCGCCGCCGTCCGACTGGACCGGACGCTTCGAGCTGCTGCTGATCGGCAATGGCGAGGACCGTGACGCGTCGCGCGAGGCCCTGAAGAACGCGGGCTTCGGCAGCCCGCTGCCGGGCGTCTGGGTGGCGCCGTCGGGCGTGGCTGTTCCCGAGGAAGCCGCAGGCGCTATCCGCCTCGAAGTCTCCGCCGAGGACGACAGCGGCAGGCGTCTGCTCAGTGAAAGCTGGCCGCTGCAACGCACTGCGGATGCCTATCAAAAGTTCATGAAAACCTTCGAGCCGTTGCGCGGCTGGATCGGCCGCGGCGAGCCACTCACCGAGGCCGACGCCTTCGCCGCGCGCATCCTGCTGATCCATCATTACCGCCGCGTGGTGCTGCGCGATCCGCTGTTGCCGACGTCGCTGTTGCCCCGGGATTGGCCGGGTGGGGCGGCGAGGGAGCTCTGCGGCGAGATCTATCGCGGGCTGCTTCGTCAGTCCGAACAATGGCTTGACCGCCACGCGACGAACGAAAACGGCCCGCTGCCGAAGCCCGCCGCGGAACTGGCGCGGCGGTTTGACGGGATGTGA
- the paaA gene encoding 1,2-phenylacetyl-CoA epoxidase subunit PaaA produces the protein MYTQALNTSDGEDRHIEDAERSAQFQARIDADERIEPNDWMPAAYRKTLTRQISQHAHSEIVGMLPEGNWITRAPSLRRKAALLAKVQDECGHGLYLYAAAETLGTSREELVDLMLAGKAKYSSIFNYPTLTWADIGAIGWLVDGAAIMNQIPLCRCSYGPYARAMIRVCKEESFHQRQGFEIMVTLSRGTEEQKAMAQSALDRWWWPVLMMFGPPDKVSQHSDTSTKWKIKRFSNDELRQKFVDATVPQAQFLGLTIPDPGMKQNAGGNWEYSAIDWTEFNAVLAGNGPCNRDRLAARRKAHDDGAWVREAALAFAEKRRHRQLAQAAE, from the coding sequence ATGTACACGCAGGCGCTCAACACGTCCGACGGCGAAGACCGCCACATCGAGGACGCCGAACGATCCGCGCAGTTCCAGGCGCGCATCGATGCCGACGAGCGCATCGAGCCGAATGACTGGATGCCGGCGGCCTATCGCAAGACGCTGACCCGGCAGATTTCCCAACACGCCCATTCCGAAATTGTCGGGATGCTGCCCGAGGGCAACTGGATCACCCGCGCGCCGTCACTGCGCCGCAAGGCCGCGCTGCTGGCTAAAGTTCAGGACGAATGCGGCCACGGGCTTTATCTCTACGCCGCGGCCGAGACGCTCGGCACCTCCCGCGAAGAGCTGGTCGACCTGATGCTGGCGGGCAAGGCAAAATATTCCTCGATCTTCAATTACCCGACGCTGACCTGGGCCGACATCGGCGCGATCGGCTGGCTGGTCGACGGCGCGGCGATCATGAACCAGATTCCGCTGTGCCGCTGCTCCTATGGTCCCTATGCGCGCGCGATGATCCGGGTCTGCAAGGAAGAGTCGTTCCATCAGCGTCAGGGTTTTGAAATCATGGTGACGCTGTCGCGTGGCACCGAAGAGCAGAAAGCGATGGCGCAAAGCGCGCTGGATCGCTGGTGGTGGCCGGTGCTGATGATGTTCGGCCCGCCCGACAAGGTCAGCCAGCACTCGGACACCTCGACCAAATGGAAGATCAAGCGTTTTTCCAATGACGAGCTGCGCCAGAAATTCGTCGATGCCACCGTGCCGCAGGCGCAGTTTTTGGGGCTTACGATTCCCGATCCCGGCATGAAGCAGAATGCTGGCGGTAACTGGGAATACAGCGCGATCGACTGGACGGAATTCAATGCGGTGCTGGCCGGCAACGGGCCCTGCAACCGCGATCGGCTGGCGGCGCGGCGCAAGGCGCATGACGACGGCGCCTGGGTGCGCGAGGCCGCGTTGGCGTTTGCCGAGAAGCGCAGGCATCGGCAACTCGCGCAAGCCGCCGAATAG
- the paaB gene encoding 1,2-phenylacetyl-CoA epoxidase subunit PaaB, with the protein MATPNTPLWEVFIRSRNGLAHKHVGSLHATDATLALQAARDIYTRRGEGLSIWVVPSNAITASDPAEKGMMFEPAESKIYRHPTFYDVPDEVGHM; encoded by the coding sequence ATGGCGACACCGAACACTCCGCTCTGGGAAGTTTTTATCCGCAGCCGCAATGGCCTTGCGCACAAGCATGTCGGCTCGCTGCATGCGACCGACGCCACGCTGGCGCTGCAGGCCGCGCGCGACATCTACACCCGCCGCGGCGAGGGCCTGTCGATCTGGGTGGTGCCGTCGAACGCGATCACGGCCTCCGATCCCGCCGAGAAAGGCATGATGTTCGAGCCGGCTGAGTCAAAAATCTACCGGCACCCGACGTTTTACGATGTGCCGGACGAAGTCGGGCATATGTGA